Genomic window (Planococcus sp. MSAK28401):
CAAACTGTTAAAAAATTATGATGCATAGTGATAGAAAAACGACTACAATGAAGGAAGTTGACAACGTTCGAGGCATGGCCTTTTTGGGACTGTTGAAATCAACGCAGTTGAATGGTATCAGGAGGGAAATCAATGTTAAAAGATGTGTTTATCGGCTTGTCTCAAAACCGTCTCCTTACGGCTGCGGCCAAAAAGTACGGCTTGAAATTGGGGGCCCAAACTGTAGTGGCTGGGACCAATATCGAAGAGACCATTAAAAGTATCCGCAGTTTGAATGCGCAGGGAATCAGCGCTACTGTCGATAACCTGGGTGAATTCGTTTTCGAAAAGGAAGCAGCGCTCGAAGCGAAAGAGAATATCATGGATATGATTGAAGCAATCCATAAGAATAAAGTCGATGCCCATATTTCCTTGAAACCGACACAGCTCGGTTTGGATATCGATTATGATTTCTGCCTGGAAAACTTGAAAGACATTGTCGCACTTGCCCATAATTACCATATGCACATCAATATCGATATGGAAGATTATGGACACGTCCAGCCTTCTTACGATCTTTTGAATGCGCTTTCGAAAGACTACGATAATATCGGAACGGTGATCCAAGCCTACTTCTTCCGTGCCATGGACGATTTGCAGGAACATAAAGACTTCCGCCTGCGCATCGTCAAAGGCGCTTACAAAGAGCCGGCGGATGTGGCTTACCAGACGCGTGAAGAAATCGATGAAAACTTCATCAAGCTGATCGAGTACCATTTGCTGAACGGCAAATTTACGTCGATTGCGACACACGACCATAACATCATCAATCATGTTGAGGCTTTCATCAAAGAACATGATATTTCATATGATAAATTCGAATTCCAGATGCTTTACGGATTCCGCAAAGAATTGCAGCGCGAGCTCGCGAATAAAGGCTACAACTTCTGCACATACGTGCCATTCGGCGATGACTGGTATGCCTATTTCATGCGCCGGTTGGCAGAGCGCCCGCAAAACTTGAATCTGGTATTCAAGCAAGTGTTCACGAAAAAGAACAATATTGCCATCGGGGCTCTTGCCGGGGCATTCGTGCTCGGCCGCGCTACCAAAAAACGCAAGTAAACAAAAGCGTCTCTTCAGGAGGCGCTTTTTTCAATTCCTAAAATCTGGAGGTGTGTAGGCATGTACAAAACGACCATTACGCCGCGTGTCTCTGAGACTGATGCGGTGGGACATATCAACAATACGAGTTTGCCTGTCTGGTTCGAAGCCGGCCGCAATCCGCTCTTTGAATTGTTTACGCCGGACCACGATTTCGCCAAGTGGAAAATGGTCATTGTCAAAACGACACTCGACTTTACCGGGCAAGTATATTTCGGAAAAGACGCCGAAGTCCATACGTGGATCGAGCGCATCGGCAACAGCAGCCTCGAGCTGTACGAGGAGCTGTATCAGGAAGGACGCTTATGCGCAAAAAACCGCGCCGTCTATGTCAACTTCAATCTGGCACAGCAGCACAGTGAGCCGATTCCAGACCAGATCCGCGCTGAATTGAGCAAGCATCTGCGTGAGACGAACGAAAGCAACGAGGGATTCTGAATAGTTTTTTAATTAATGCGGCTCTTGAAAGGCCATTTGGACATGCTATAATAAGTCCATTCAAAAGAATATTCACTCATATAATAGCGGGGATATGGCCCGCAAGTTTCTACCGGTCCGCCGTAAACGGACTGACTATGAGAAGCAATGGAACGAAAAGAAACCGCCTATTTCGACAGGCGGCTTCCTTTTGCGTTTCCTTTCGGGAAAGCCCGGAGGACCTTGCTCCACTCATGGTTATGAATGGATGCGTGTCCTCCGGGCTTTTTTGCGGGGGATGCGGGAAAAGGAGCGGAAAACATGAAGCAGTTGGAAGAAAAGATTCTAGCGGACGGACGGGTTTTGTCCGAAGCCGTATTGAAAGTTGATTCGTTTTTGAACCATCAAATCGACCCGGCCTTGATGAAAGCGATTGGGGAAGAGTTCGCTTCCCGTTTTAAAGCAGCGGGAGTCACAAAGATTTTGACGATCGAATCGTCAGGCATTGCGCCTGCAGTTATGGCCGGCCTATCGCTCGGCGTGCCGGTCGTTTTCGCGAGAAAGCGTAAATCGCTGACCTTGACGGATGGTTTGTACACAGCTCCTGTCCATTCCTTTACCAAGAATGAAACAAACGATATCTCCGTGTCTCATGACTTTCTTGCCGAAGGTGATGTCGTGATGATCATTGATGATTTCCTGGCAAATGGCCAAGCGGCACTGGGCTTGCTCGATATCGTCGAGCAGGCTGGCGCCGAATGTGCAGGCATCGGCATCGTCATTGAAAAAGGATTCCAGCCAGGCGGGAAATTGCTGCGCGATAAAGGCATACGCGTAGAGACCTTGGCAAACATCAAACGGATGGAACCTGGCCACGTGGAATTTTACGGGGAGGTGCCGAACTGATGAAAAAAGCATTCGGGGAAGCGGCACTCGGCCTTCAACATGTCCTGGCGATGTATGCCGGAGCGATTCTCGTTCCTTTGATTGTCGGGGCAGCGCTTGGATTGACTTCTGAACAATTGACTTATCTTGTATCGATCGATATTTTGCTGTGCGGTGTTGCGACGCTGCTGCAAGTGTTCAATTCCCGCTATTTTGGCATCGGCTTACCGGTTGTGCTCGGCTGTACCTTCACGGCGGTCGGCCCGATGATTGCCATTGGCGGCCAATATGGCATTTCGGCAATCTATGGCTCGATTCTCGTTTCCGGTCTATTTGTCATTCTCGTTTCCGGATTTTTCGGCAGCCTCGTGCGCTTTTTTCCGCCGGTCGTCACTGGTTCAGTGGTCACCATCATCGGCATCACGCTCATTCCGGTCGCTATCAATAATATGGGTGGCGGGCAGGGGGCGGCAGATTTCGGTTCACTCTCCAATATCGCATTAGCGTTCGGTACCTTAGGCTTTATCATTTTTCTATATAAATTCTCGCGCGGATTTATGCGCGCCGTATCGATACTTCTAGGTTTAATTGCCGGAACGGTGGCAGCCGGGTTTATGGGCAAAGTCGATTTCACACCAATCGCAGAAGCGTCGTACTTCCATATGGTCCAGCCATTTTATTTCGGGATGCCAACGTTTGAGTGGTCTGCAATCCTGACGATGATCCTGGTAGCGCTGGTATCGCTCGTCGAATCGACAGGGGTCTATTTCGCGCTCAGCGACATCACGAAAAAAGAAATCCAAGAAAAAGATTTGGCGAAAGGCTACCGTTCTGAAGGATTGGCGATTTTCCTTGGCGGGATTTTCAATGCGTTCCCGTATACGGCTTACTCGCAAAACGTCGGGTTGATCCAAATGTCCGGCGTGAAGTCCCGCAGGATCATCTTCATCGCGGCAATCATGTTGATCGTCCTCGGGTTTGTTCCAAAAATCGGCGCCATGACGACGATCATCCCGACGCCGGTTCTTGGCGGGGCGATGATCGCGATGTTCGGCATGGTTATCGCACAAGGCATCAAAATGTTGAGTGGCGTCATCTCAGAATCGCAAGAAAACTCCATGATTGTCGCTTGTTCAGTCGGCATCGGGCTTGGCGTGACGGTCGTTCCGGAATTGTTTGCGTTATTGCCTGCAGGCGTCCAAATCTTGACGAGCAACGGCATCGTTGCCGGAAGCTTGACGGCGATTGGGTTGAATATCGTATTCCATATGATTCCTTCCCGCAAAAGAAAGCGCGAGGCGCAAGCGGTACAATCCAATCAAGCGGTCACACCCCATTAATTAATAGAAAAAAGCTGTCCCTTCGCTTAAAGCGATGAGACAGCTTTTATTTTTGCGCCTGGCTTTTTTCGAGCAGAAATTCCAATGTCTTCTGGAGAGTTTCCTGTCCATCGTTCGTATCCAAGGCGTATTGATATTCATGCTTCAGGTTCTTATCGGTACCGCGAAAGAAGACATCGGTGACATCGACGCCTTTGATGCGCAGGCTATCAGCTAGTGCAACCGATTGCGGCTCAAGCGGGTCGGCATCGCCCGCTGAAATGAAGACGTCCGGATAAGCTGGCGTCACGTGCTGGACGGTCGACATTTCGTGGATATTGCCGAACGTTTCAAAACTCTCTGCGCCCGTATAGGCGTTCAAAAAGGAATCGATATTCGGAAAGCCGGATTCGCGGACCGTCTCCATGTCATATAACCCGCAAAATAATAATGCTCCTCGCAGTTGGGCAGAGGAAACAGCTGGTGATAGGCCCATCGTTTCAGCAAGGTTCGGATTAGTCTGCAGGGCAGCCAGCTGGCTGGCGATCTGCGCGCCGGCGGAATCACCGCCCACAAAAATCCGTTCCATATCGCCGCCATACTGGGCAGCGGATCCACTCAAAAACTTCAAGGCCTCATTTGCCTGGATAACGGGCCCCGGATACAACTGGACTGGCGCCAGTGCATAGTCGATATTGGCGACCAAATAGCCGGCGTTCGCCAGCGTCATGCCATAATCCTGGCGGCTGTCTTTTGATCCGCCGATAAAGCCGCCGCCGTGGATCCATAAAATAACCGGCAAGGGGCCGGTAGCATCCGTCGGATAATAGAGGTCCATGGATGCGTTATCGGACTCATGGTAGGGGATGTCTTTGACCACATTCACATGGGAAGTGATTTCCGCGATGTTTGGAGGCGGGCTATATATGGCCGATCCGATAATCGGCGCAGCTATTTGTTCTTCCGTCAAATGGTTGGCCAGCACAAATCCGGCAGAGGCTAAAAACACCGCTGCAAGAAGTGCCAATATTTTTTTGGAAATGAATCGTTTGCGTTTCATAGGTTCCATCCTCTATGTGGCGAATTCACCGAAATTTCAATCAAGCTTACTGTCATCCTATCATGTGCCGTGCAGCTCCTCAAAAGATTAACTGTCATGAAATTGAAACGGAACTGTAAGGTTTTGGAGGTTCGCCGACGGCCAAATCGGGTATTTAGATGAAAGGCCGATGGGTCATTTCAAGAGTTGAAGGAGGGGTTTTCATGTTCGGATTGAGCGATTTGATAGCACTGGTCATATCTGCATTTATTATTTTGCCAGTCGTTGTCTTTATCCGAGAAGCGGGCTATTTGATCGTCAGTGCCTTGCTTGGCGCGCAGAATCCGCGTTTAACAATCGGTTCAGGTCCCCGAGTCTTCAAGATCGGTATGTTCGACGTGAGAAAATATTATCATTTATATAGTTGGTTTGCCTATGATGATTTAAAGAGGCAAAGCAAATTCGCATATATCATGCTATATGCCGGGCCGATTTTAGCGAATGTGATTGTGGCATTCGTTGTCAATGCACTAGTCGCCAATGGGGTTTTGGACCAATACGAGACTTTCTGGAACCGGTTTGTGTTCTACGGATTCTATTTTGTGCTGTTTGATGCAGTGCCGATGAAAACGGCGAATGGCATGCCAAACAACGGCATGATCATCTATGAAATGCTGCGTT
Coding sequences:
- a CDS encoding proline dehydrogenase family protein; its protein translation is MLKDVFIGLSQNRLLTAAAKKYGLKLGAQTVVAGTNIEETIKSIRSLNAQGISATVDNLGEFVFEKEAALEAKENIMDMIEAIHKNKVDAHISLKPTQLGLDIDYDFCLENLKDIVALAHNYHMHINIDMEDYGHVQPSYDLLNALSKDYDNIGTVIQAYFFRAMDDLQEHKDFRLRIVKGAYKEPADVAYQTREEIDENFIKLIEYHLLNGKFTSIATHDHNIINHVEAFIKEHDISYDKFEFQMLYGFRKELQRELANKGYNFCTYVPFGDDWYAYFMRRLAERPQNLNLVFKQVFTKKNNIAIGALAGAFVLGRATKKRK
- a CDS encoding acyl-CoA thioesterase, coding for MYKTTITPRVSETDAVGHINNTSLPVWFEAGRNPLFELFTPDHDFAKWKMVIVKTTLDFTGQVYFGKDAEVHTWIERIGNSSLELYEELYQEGRLCAKNRAVYVNFNLAQQHSEPIPDQIRAELSKHLRETNESNEGF
- a CDS encoding xanthine phosphoribosyltransferase, with product MKQLEEKILADGRVLSEAVLKVDSFLNHQIDPALMKAIGEEFASRFKAAGVTKILTIESSGIAPAVMAGLSLGVPVVFARKRKSLTLTDGLYTAPVHSFTKNETNDISVSHDFLAEGDVVMIIDDFLANGQAALGLLDIVEQAGAECAGIGIVIEKGFQPGGKLLRDKGIRVETLANIKRMEPGHVEFYGEVPN
- a CDS encoding nucleobase:cation symporter-2 family protein, translating into MKKAFGEAALGLQHVLAMYAGAILVPLIVGAALGLTSEQLTYLVSIDILLCGVATLLQVFNSRYFGIGLPVVLGCTFTAVGPMIAIGGQYGISAIYGSILVSGLFVILVSGFFGSLVRFFPPVVTGSVVTIIGITLIPVAINNMGGGQGAADFGSLSNIALAFGTLGFIIFLYKFSRGFMRAVSILLGLIAGTVAAGFMGKVDFTPIAEASYFHMVQPFYFGMPTFEWSAILTMILVALVSLVESTGVYFALSDITKKEIQEKDLAKGYRSEGLAIFLGGIFNAFPYTAYSQNVGLIQMSGVKSRRIIFIAAIMLIVLGFVPKIGAMTTIIPTPVLGGAMIAMFGMVIAQGIKMLSGVISESQENSMIVACSVGIGLGVTVVPELFALLPAGVQILTSNGIVAGSLTAIGLNIVFHMIPSRKRKREAQAVQSNQAVTPH
- a CDS encoding alpha/beta hydrolase; the encoded protein is MKRKRFISKKILALLAAVFLASAGFVLANHLTEEQIAAPIIGSAIYSPPPNIAEITSHVNVVKDIPYHESDNASMDLYYPTDATGPLPVILWIHGGGFIGGSKDSRQDYGMTLANAGYLVANIDYALAPVQLYPGPVIQANEALKFLSGSAAQYGGDMERIFVGGDSAGAQIASQLAALQTNPNLAETMGLSPAVSSAQLRGALLFCGLYDMETVRESGFPNIDSFLNAYTGAESFETFGNIHEMSTVQHVTPAYPDVFISAGDADPLEPQSVALADSLRIKGVDVTDVFFRGTDKNLKHEYQYALDTNDGQETLQKTLEFLLEKSQAQK